The following nucleotide sequence is from Alkalihalobacillus sp. LMS39.
TACAACGCCACAAGGTGGGGGATACAAAAGCTTAAACGTTACAATTCGAAAAACATTAGGCTTGTATGCCAATGTAAGACCGAATGTGTCATATGCCCCGTTTGTGCAAACGAAACATCCTGATATGGACATGGTTATTATTCGAGAAAATGAAGAAGATTTATACGCAGGCATTGAGCACCAGCATACACCTGAAGTGGTTCAATGTTTAAAATTAATTACTAGACCAGGTAGTGAAAAAATTGTCCGTTATGCGTTTGAGTATGCGAGAAAAAACAATCGCAAAAAAGTGACGTGTTTTACGAAAGACAACATTATGAAGCTTACAGATGGGCTGTTTCATAAAGTATTTAAAGAGGTTGCACAAGAATATCCTGATATTGAAACCGAACATTGGATTATTGATATTGGAATGGCAAAAATTGCAGATTCACCTCAGGACTTTGATGTGATTGTGATGCCGAACTTATATGGAGATATTGCTTCCGATGTGGCCGCTCAAATTACAGGAAGTGTTGGCTTAGCAGGCTCTGCAAACATTGGCGACCATGTGGCAATGTTCGAAGCGATACATGGGAGTGCGCCTGATATTGCGGGAAAAGGAATTGCCAATCCATCTGGACTGATTAATGGGGCGATTATGATGCTTGTACATATCGGCCAAGCTGATGTAGCGACAAAAATTCATAATGCATGGCTAAAGACGTTAGAAGATGGTGTTCATACAGGAGATATCGCCAAAGGTGGAAAGTCCGTTGGTACGATGGAATTTGCAGAGGCAGTTATTGAAAGATTAGGTCAAAAGCCATTGACGTTTTCGCCAGTCGAATATAAAAATGAAGAAACAAAAGGAACCGCATTTAAACTAGCACCACAAGTAAAAGACAGACCGAAACCAGACGTTGTTCAAGAACTAGATGGGGTTGATGTATTTTTACTAAACAATGAATGGACTCCTGATGAAATTGGAAAGAAGCTAGAAGAATTGGCTAGTCCACAGTTTTCGTTAGCGGTCATTACGAATCGTGGTGTAAAAGTTTACCCAGATGGGTTCCCAGAAACGTTTACTGTTGATCATTGGCGTTGTCGCTTCCAAAAAGCAAATCAAGAAGAAACAGTTACAAATCAACATATTATCCAATTACTTGAACGGGTTGAGGAAGCAGGACTTCAATTTATCAAAACGGAAAACTTGTACCGATTTAATGGTGAGCTAGGCTATTCCTTAGGTCAAGGTCAATAATACAAAGACTTCTCTTACATTATGATGTGAGAGAAGTCTTTTACCATTGAAAGAAAAATTTTAATGCCATTGTCACTGTCGTATACGAAATGACGCCAAAAGCAAAGGTAGGAAAATGAGCTTCTTCATCAGGGGGAAGTTCATATTTTAAGACATTGAGCATCATCGCCCCTGCAATAAAAGCAAAAATAATCGATTCAAAAATAGGGGAAAAGGAGACTGTGACCCCGAGGATCCAACCAGCAATAATACCTAAAGCTAGGACATACCGGCCGACTTTGTTATAAATATCGGCGTATTCTCTCCATAAGTCATGGGCAACCGCAATAAAATGAAGGCCAACCGCTAATCCATAAAAAACCGCTTGAACCCCTGATACGTTATGAGAAATGACAGTATAAGCAACTAACATATTATAAAACCCAAAAAAGAGAATTTGCAGCCAAAACAAAAACCGTGCTTTATGTGTATGGTCGTTCACTTGCGCCTTCCTGACGACTTTTTGAATCCCATAAAACATAAGCACACCAATAAGGCCAATAAAATAAAGCTCTGATTCCATCGTTAAATAATCATAGTATTTTTTTACATTGAGTTGTTCTTTATGTAACGTAGGTAAAACATAAACAAATACATAAGAAACAGCAAGTCCTCCAGAAAAGGAAAACCACTTTAGTCGATGAATTCGTTTCGTAGGAATAAGTTCATTCGCTAGTAAATGAATAAGAATAAACGCTAACCCCATGATAAAAGCAGCAATGGTCATGATACAAACTCCTTTTCAACCTAAACATCATGAATAGCGTACCCAACTGCTAGGCTATTCATGTTTTTTGCCGAACATATTGTAACATGAATGATTTGAAAACGTCTATTGTAAGGAAGGAGGAGGTGAATGTGGTGAAGAAGGGGTTTATGTTTCTTTTCATTTTATTATTATTCGTTGGATGTCAAGTTGCCGATAGTGATTCAGATATGCAATCTATAGCTAAGCAACATTTACAACAACAAGGGTATACAATAATTTCACATGAATGGAGTAGTGAGCCATACACATTGGATCGAGACCGATTGGATGAAGAATATTTGGTGCAAGTGTGGCAAGTACAAGCAGCGAACAAGGAAGATTATATTGGAAAACAAATTTATGAGGAGCGCTTTATTGTGAAAAATCATCCACTAGATGATTGGGATGGCAAGGGACTTGGAAAGACGAACGTATATGTCATGTTAGCAGACGGACAAGTGATTGGTGGGACATCATTTCCAATTACCGAGGAAAGTCTAGTAGGAGGACCATTTTCGCTTGACGGAAAAACGGCGGAAGAGGTTAGCCTTAATAAGAATTAAATGAAATAGCGACTTATTTCCCTTTTTATACTATAATTTCAAATTTTGTGGTAAGGTTACAGTGTGCCAAAAATTGATGAGGTATCACAACGGACATATGTTCCGTTATTTCAATAAAAATCCTTGTTTTCTTTGAGTGTTCGGACATGTGTTCCGCTATTTTAATAGTTTTCAAAGGTTTCCGAGTCGTTTTTAAGAGAATAGCGGAACAGATGTCCGTTAAGGTTGAGAAAAGTAAGGATTTTGGCAAAATAACGGATCATATGTCCGTAAAGCTAAGGAGAGAAACATGTTTATAGTAAATGTAGAAGCTGCGATAAGCAAAGACGGAAAATGGCTTATTATTGAAAGAAGTAAACATGAAGAACACGCACCAGGCCAGCTTGCTTTAGTTGGTGGAAAGGTTGAAACTGAAGGCAGCCAAGTAAATATATTAGAACGAACAATTATTCGTGAAGTTGAAGAAGAAGTGGGTGTTATCATTAAATCCGAGATGACGTATGTTCAGAGTACATCATTTGTAACAGATTATGGCGCCAGTGTTGTTGATGTCGTCTTTCTTTGTGAATATGAGTCAGGGGAAGCGCACGAAAAAAATCCGGATGAAGTAGAATCAGTCATGTGGTTAACAACAGAGGAAATCTTGACGAATCCAAACGCACCATCTTATTTAAAAGAAAGCATAAAGCAAGCTGCATCCTTATTATAATTGTATAAAAGGGGCGTGATAAGGTGTTTGATTGGACTTTGTTTCTTATTTTGTTGACTCCCTTTTCGTATTCCGTGTTTGTTGCTGCGATATTAATGTACGCTATTACAATCAAAGAGAAAAACTCGACTAGAGAAAAGATGTTATGGGTCTATGCGGGATTTGGGTTTGTTGTTAATCTGCTATATTTTGTTTTTCAAGTAGACTATCCGTTATTAATTGTGCTGTTTTCGTTCGTAACCTTACTATTTAGTCTTTATGCCATAGTATTTGTTGTAAAAGAAAAACGCCAAAACAAAGTGAAAAACTAAGAAAACACCGTTTCTGTACATGAAAAACAGGAGCGGTGTTTTTTTAATTACAAAGATTCATCAGTTAATGTTGAACTAGTATCCACTTGAGAAAAAATGAAATGTGTCACAGTTTGGGCGTAGGGATTCATTTCATTAATAAATTGCTCTGCTTTAGCAAAGGTTTCAAATTGCATCTTCATCATATAACAAGCATTTCCTGCAACCCGATAACAAAAGTCAATGTTTTGGTACGTTTGAATAAAACGTGTAAATGCTTGGTAAT
It contains:
- a CDS encoding NUDIX domain-containing protein translates to MFIVNVEAAISKDGKWLIIERSKHEEHAPGQLALVGGKVETEGSQVNILERTIIREVEEEVGVIIKSEMTYVQSTSFVTDYGASVVDVVFLCEYESGEAHEKNPDEVESVMWLTTEEILTNPNAPSYLKESIKQAASLL
- a CDS encoding NADP-dependent isocitrate dehydrogenase; translated protein: MEKRAITVARGDGIGPEIMDATLKILTQAGAMIEPEFIDIGEKVYLAGHSSGITDDDWESLRRTKVFFKGPITTPQGGGYKSLNVTIRKTLGLYANVRPNVSYAPFVQTKHPDMDMVIIRENEEDLYAGIEHQHTPEVVQCLKLITRPGSEKIVRYAFEYARKNNRKKVTCFTKDNIMKLTDGLFHKVFKEVAQEYPDIETEHWIIDIGMAKIADSPQDFDVIVMPNLYGDIASDVAAQITGSVGLAGSANIGDHVAMFEAIHGSAPDIAGKGIANPSGLINGAIMMLVHIGQADVATKIHNAWLKTLEDGVHTGDIAKGGKSVGTMEFAEAVIERLGQKPLTFSPVEYKNEETKGTAFKLAPQVKDRPKPDVVQELDGVDVFLLNNEWTPDEIGKKLEELASPQFSLAVITNRGVKVYPDGFPETFTVDHWRCRFQKANQEETVTNQHIIQLLERVEEAGLQFIKTENLYRFNGELGYSLGQGQ